One genomic region from Burkholderia latens encodes:
- a CDS encoding branched-chain amino acid ABC transporter permease, with the protein MASRKWAGALRWGLFAACVALPAWLWPHGAVLGYLAQTAALVVLALSYNLQLGTTGLLSFGHAAFAGLGAFAAAHWFNHVGGPLPLLPLVGGMAGAGFGFVAGLLATRRAGTVFAMITLGLGECVAAAAWSVPAWFGGVGGVPIDRASGTPVGGWNFGAQAQAYAVIAAWCIVSALAMHALTRTPLARLANAVRDNPARVAALGTEPRRVRLAMVTCASFFAGVAGTLTLIDVEVATPDSVSMARSATVLIAAVIGGTGAFFGPAAGAVVLTALSVVVAGVSRAWALYLGVLFVAVVIAAPRGIAGVAHTLVHALRRGATAAERWRALCGVGAGVFWAVAIVCAAELGYAWRFAQDDGAGLAFGVWGIDADAPAGWVVACSAAGIGTLLWGWRARLTNHAHGGQGDAR; encoded by the coding sequence ATGGCTAGCCGCAAGTGGGCCGGCGCGCTGCGCTGGGGGCTGTTCGCCGCGTGCGTCGCGCTGCCTGCGTGGCTGTGGCCGCATGGCGCGGTGCTCGGCTATCTCGCGCAGACGGCGGCGCTCGTCGTGCTCGCGCTGTCGTACAACCTGCAGCTCGGCACGACCGGGCTGCTGTCGTTCGGCCATGCCGCGTTCGCGGGTCTCGGCGCGTTCGCCGCCGCGCACTGGTTCAATCATGTGGGCGGTCCGCTGCCGCTGTTGCCGCTCGTCGGCGGCATGGCCGGCGCGGGCTTCGGGTTCGTCGCCGGGCTGCTGGCCACGCGGCGCGCGGGCACCGTGTTCGCGATGATCACGCTCGGCCTCGGCGAATGCGTCGCGGCCGCCGCATGGAGCGTGCCCGCGTGGTTCGGCGGGGTCGGCGGCGTGCCGATCGACCGCGCGAGCGGCACGCCGGTGGGCGGCTGGAATTTCGGCGCGCAGGCGCAGGCCTACGCGGTGATCGCCGCGTGGTGCATCGTGTCGGCGCTGGCGATGCACGCGCTCACGCGCACGCCGCTCGCACGGCTTGCGAACGCGGTGCGCGACAACCCGGCGCGCGTCGCGGCGCTCGGCACCGAGCCGCGCCGCGTGCGGCTCGCGATGGTCACGTGCGCGTCGTTCTTCGCAGGCGTTGCGGGCACGCTCACGCTGATCGACGTCGAGGTCGCGACGCCAGACAGCGTATCGATGGCGCGCTCGGCGACCGTGCTGATCGCCGCGGTAATCGGCGGCACCGGCGCGTTCTTCGGTCCGGCGGCCGGCGCCGTCGTGCTGACCGCGCTGAGCGTCGTCGTCGCGGGCGTGTCGCGTGCGTGGGCGTTGTATCTCGGCGTGCTGTTCGTCGCGGTCGTCATCGCCGCGCCGCGCGGCATCGCGGGCGTCGCGCATACGCTCGTGCATGCGTTGCGCCGCGGCGCGACTGCCGCCGAGCGCTGGCGCGCACTGTGTGGCGTCGGCGCGGGCGTGTTCTGGGCGGTCGCGATCGTTTGCGCGGCCGAACTCGGCTATGCGTGGCGCTTCGCGCAGGACGACGGCGCGGGACTCGCGTTCGGCGTGTGGGGTATCGATGCCGATGCACCGGCCGGCTGGGTCGTCGCGTGCTCGGCGGCCGGCATCGGCACGCTGCTGTGGGGGTGGCGCGCACGATTGACGAATCACGCACATGGCGGGCAGGGGGATGCGCGATGA
- a CDS encoding ABC transporter ATP-binding protein → MNGNAIALHGIVQRFGAQTVLDGIDLSVSAGERHALIGPNGAGKSTLFNVIAGATRPTRGRVVLHGVELRGRGPVAASRLGIGRSFQQTSAFARLSVFDNLRCAALHAPAERRRWWNRLRESVSVDRAAGRVLHDIGLGARRDVLAGELGYAEQRALDLGIALASGARTLLLDEPTAGMNRDQAARMIALIRATTQGRTVVMIEHDMETVFGFAERITVLVRGAVVATGAPDAIRTDPAVRAAYLGRHA, encoded by the coding sequence ATGAACGGCAACGCGATCGCGCTGCACGGAATCGTCCAGCGCTTCGGCGCACAAACGGTGCTCGACGGAATCGATCTGAGCGTGTCGGCTGGTGAGCGGCATGCACTGATCGGGCCGAACGGCGCGGGCAAGTCGACGCTGTTCAACGTGATCGCCGGCGCGACGCGGCCGACGCGCGGGCGCGTCGTGCTGCATGGCGTCGAGCTGCGCGGGCGGGGGCCGGTCGCCGCGAGCCGGCTCGGCATCGGCCGCAGTTTCCAGCAGACGAGCGCGTTCGCGCGGCTGAGCGTGTTCGACAACCTGCGCTGCGCGGCGCTGCACGCGCCGGCCGAGCGGCGCCGCTGGTGGAACCGGCTGCGCGAGTCGGTATCGGTCGATCGCGCGGCCGGGCGCGTGCTGCACGACATCGGCCTCGGCGCGCGTCGCGATGTGCTCGCCGGCGAACTGGGCTATGCGGAACAGCGCGCGCTCGATCTCGGCATTGCGCTCGCGAGCGGCGCCCGCACGCTGTTGCTCGACGAACCGACGGCCGGCATGAACCGCGACCAGGCGGCGCGGATGATCGCGCTGATCCGCGCGACGACGCAGGGCCGCACGGTAGTGATGATCGAGCACGACATGGAGACGGTGTTCGGCTTCGCCGAGCGCATCACGGTGCTCGTGCGCGGCGCGGTCGTCGCGACCGGCGCGCCCGACGCGATCCGCACGGACCCCGCGGTGCGCGCCGCATATCTGGGCCGGCACGCATGA
- a CDS encoding ABC transporter ATP-binding protein codes for MSALLDIRGLRAWYGMQPVLDGVDLALAPGETLALLGRNGSGRSTLAKAVMGLVRTAGSVRIAGMECAGARTFEIARRGVAYVAESRDVFPLLTVRDNLRLGLRGMNGAAGRVALDRLLARFPLLAARADVKAGRLSGGEQQVLALVRALAGGPRVLIVDEPVEGLAPLAADEVGACLAALQADGVAILLIEQRLQLAPRLAQRVAVMGRGRIVYDGSLDGLGGDVVGAWLSAG; via the coding sequence ATGAGCGCGCTGCTCGACATTCGCGGGCTGCGCGCGTGGTACGGGATGCAGCCGGTGCTCGACGGCGTCGACCTCGCGCTCGCGCCCGGCGAGACGCTCGCGCTGCTCGGCCGCAACGGCTCGGGCCGCTCGACGCTCGCTAAAGCCGTGATGGGGCTCGTGCGCACGGCGGGCTCGGTGCGCATCGCCGGGATGGAATGCGCAGGCGCGCGCACGTTCGAGATCGCGCGGCGCGGCGTCGCTTACGTTGCCGAAAGCCGCGACGTGTTTCCACTGCTCACCGTGCGCGACAACCTGCGGCTCGGGCTGCGCGGCATGAACGGCGCTGCCGGACGCGTGGCGCTCGACCGGCTGCTCGCGCGGTTTCCGCTGCTGGCCGCCCGTGCCGACGTGAAGGCCGGCCGCCTGTCGGGCGGCGAACAGCAGGTGCTCGCGCTCGTGCGCGCGCTCGCCGGCGGTCCGCGCGTGCTGATCGTCGACGAACCGGTCGAGGGGCTCGCGCCGCTTGCGGCTGATGAGGTCGGCGCGTGCCTTGCGGCGCTGCAGGCCGACGGCGTCGCGATCCTGCTGATCGAGCAACGATTGCAACTCGCGCCGCGGCTCGCGCAGCGCGTCGCGGTAATGGGGCGGGGACGCATCGTCTACGACGGTTCGCTCGACGGGCTCGGCGGCGACGTCGTCGGTGCATGGCTGAGCGCCGGCTGA